One Paraburkholderia agricolaris genomic region harbors:
- a CDS encoding MOSC domain-containing protein — protein MPTISELFVYPIKSCAGIALNEARLLATGLEYDRYWMVTDPDGAMLTQRAYPRLALITVEIGQHELLIRAPGMGVLRTPLDAAALGAAPKVQTVVWRDAAYGLDTGEASAAWFSAFLGVPARLLRFNPERERIVDPEYTSSVGGATTYFADGFPLLVIGQASLDDLNVRLNSKGAPSIPIDRFRPNVVLTGLDAYEEDYVESLNVDGTQGQDVQLQLVKLCARCPMPTVDQAKGAPDPDWPNEPTDTLSTYRANPQRNGALTFGNNAVVARGAGAWLRVGQEVEAELAFGD, from the coding sequence ATGCCCACTATCAGCGAGCTTTTCGTCTACCCAATCAAATCCTGCGCCGGCATTGCGCTCAATGAAGCGCGTCTGCTCGCCACGGGCCTCGAATACGATCGGTACTGGATGGTCACCGACCCTGACGGCGCGATGCTCACGCAGCGCGCGTATCCGCGCCTGGCGCTGATCACGGTCGAGATCGGCCAGCACGAACTCCTGATCCGCGCGCCGGGCATGGGCGTGTTGCGCACGCCGCTCGACGCCGCCGCGCTCGGCGCAGCGCCAAAGGTGCAAACCGTGGTATGGCGCGACGCGGCCTACGGACTCGACACCGGCGAAGCAAGCGCTGCATGGTTTTCTGCGTTCCTCGGTGTGCCGGCACGGCTTCTGCGCTTCAATCCCGAGCGCGAGCGGATTGTCGATCCGGAGTACACGAGCAGCGTTGGCGGCGCCACCACGTATTTTGCCGACGGCTTTCCGCTGCTGGTCATCGGTCAGGCCTCGCTCGACGATCTGAATGTGCGCCTGAACAGCAAGGGCGCTCCGTCGATTCCGATCGACCGGTTTCGCCCCAACGTCGTGCTGACAGGGCTCGACGCGTACGAAGAAGACTATGTCGAGAGTCTGAATGTCGACGGCACGCAGGGGCAGGACGTGCAGTTGCAACTGGTCAAGCTGTGCGCGCGCTGTCCAATGCCGACCGTCGATCAGGCCAAGGGCGCGCCCGACCCCGACTGGCCAAACGAACCCACCGACACGCTGAGCACCTATCGGGCGAATCCGCAGCGAAACGGTGCACTGACGTTCGGCAACAATGCCGTCGTCGCGCGGGGAGCCGGGGCGTGGCTGCGGGTCGGCCAGGAAGTGGAAGCTGAATTGGCCTTTGGCGATTAA
- a CDS encoding response regulator → MSTDDAARLLIADDDPNLLAAYVLFFSAHGFDIRTARNGLDALAQYCEWHPGAALLDVEMPRLDGRAVARRIRRVADTPPPTLVAVTGLARAEDRTESLRSGFNHHFVKPVPMPVILAALTGCGRH, encoded by the coding sequence ATGTCTACTGACGATGCCGCACGCCTGCTGATCGCCGACGACGATCCGAACCTGCTGGCCGCCTACGTACTTTTTTTCAGCGCGCATGGTTTCGACATTCGAACCGCGCGCAACGGCCTCGACGCGCTCGCGCAGTATTGTGAGTGGCACCCGGGAGCCGCACTGCTCGACGTCGAAATGCCGCGTCTCGACGGACGTGCGGTCGCGCGGCGCATCCGGCGCGTGGCGGACACCCCGCCGCCCACGCTGGTCGCCGTAACGGGGCTCGCGCGCGCCGAGGATCGGACCGAGTCGTTGCGCTCCGGCTTCAACCATCATTTCGTCAAGCCGGTGCCAATGCCGGTAATCCTTGCGGCGCTGACCGGGTGTGGCCGGCATTAG
- the nirB gene encoding nitrite reductase large subunit NirB — protein sequence MKIIVIGHGMVGHKLVECLAQDAAHGLDITVLCEESRPAYDRVHLSEFFAGKTADDLSLVEPGFFERQNVLLKLNAKAVAIDRDARIVTVSTGETLAYDKLVFATGSYPFVPPVQGRERADCFVYRTIDDLEAMQECGARSKTGTVVGGGLLGLECAKALRDMGLQTHVVEFAPRLMAVQVDDGGGRVLRSKIEELGVTVHTQKNTTAIVDGENGTHRMQFADGSFLDTDMIVFSAGIRPRDDLARASGLALGERGGIAIDNACRTSDPHIYAIGECALWNGQLFGLVAPGYDMARTVAKQLLGDPAEFAGADMSTKLKLMGVDVASIGDAHGNTPGSRAYQFSDERKQVYKKLVVSECGKYLLGGVMVGEASEYGTLLQMMLNRIELPASPEFLILPSSDGQAKPALGVEALPASAQICSCNNVSKGDLCAAVCAGATDIGALKCATQAGTSCGGCVPLVTQVMKAEMKKQGLAVNNHLCEHFPYSRQELYHIVRVEGLRSFGELLAKHGHGLGCDICKPAVASILASCWNEFVLKKEHASLQDTNDYYLANIQRDGTYSVVPRMAGGEVTPDGLIAVAQIAKKYGLYTKITGGQRVDLFGARVEQLPLIWEELIAAGFESGHAYGKSLRTVKSCVGSTWCRYGVGDSVGLAVELENRYKGLRTPHKIKFGVSGCTRECAEAQGKDVGIIATEKGWNLYVCGNGGMKPRHAELLASDLDKETLVRYIDRFLMFYVRTADRLQRTSVWRDNLEGGLDYLKGVIVDDRLGVAAELEVDMQHVVDTYECEWKKAVSDPETRKRFRHFVNSGEPDSNVAFVEERGQIRPATLDERRSKLAAIPVVAETV from the coding sequence ATGAAAATCATCGTTATCGGTCACGGGATGGTCGGCCACAAACTGGTCGAATGCCTGGCACAAGACGCGGCGCATGGCCTCGATATCACGGTGCTGTGCGAAGAATCCCGGCCCGCATACGACCGCGTGCATCTGTCCGAATTCTTCGCGGGCAAGACGGCGGACGATCTGTCGCTCGTCGAACCAGGTTTCTTCGAACGCCAGAACGTCTTGCTGAAGCTGAATGCGAAAGCCGTGGCGATCGATCGGGACGCGCGCATCGTGACGGTATCGACCGGCGAAACCCTGGCGTATGACAAGCTGGTGTTCGCCACCGGCTCCTATCCGTTCGTGCCGCCCGTGCAAGGCCGCGAACGGGCCGACTGCTTCGTCTACCGCACCATCGACGATCTCGAAGCCATGCAGGAATGCGGTGCGCGTTCGAAGACCGGCACGGTGGTCGGCGGTGGCCTGCTCGGTCTCGAATGCGCGAAAGCATTGCGCGACATGGGCCTGCAAACGCACGTGGTCGAATTCGCGCCGCGCCTGATGGCGGTGCAAGTGGACGACGGCGGCGGCCGCGTGCTGCGCAGCAAGATCGAAGAACTCGGTGTGACGGTCCACACGCAGAAGAACACCACCGCGATTGTCGACGGCGAGAACGGCACGCATCGCATGCAGTTCGCCGACGGCAGCTTCCTCGACACCGACATGATCGTGTTCTCCGCGGGCATTCGTCCGCGTGACGATCTTGCTCGCGCGAGCGGCCTCGCGCTCGGCGAGCGCGGCGGCATCGCGATCGACAACGCGTGCCGCACCAGCGACCCGCACATCTACGCGATCGGCGAGTGTGCGCTGTGGAACGGCCAACTGTTCGGCCTCGTTGCGCCGGGTTATGACATGGCGCGCACGGTGGCGAAGCAACTGCTCGGCGACCCGGCGGAATTCGCCGGTGCCGACATGAGCACCAAGTTGAAGCTGATGGGGGTGGACGTGGCCAGCATCGGCGATGCGCACGGCAATACGCCCGGCAGCCGCGCCTATCAGTTCAGCGACGAACGCAAGCAGGTCTACAAGAAGCTGGTGGTGTCCGAATGCGGCAAGTACCTGCTCGGCGGCGTGATGGTGGGCGAGGCGAGCGAATACGGCACGCTGCTGCAGATGATGCTGAACCGCATCGAGTTGCCGGCCTCGCCGGAGTTCCTGATTCTGCCGTCGTCAGACGGTCAGGCGAAACCGGCGCTCGGGGTCGAGGCCTTGCCCGCTAGCGCGCAGATCTGCTCGTGCAACAACGTCTCGAAGGGCGACCTGTGCGCGGCCGTCTGCGCAGGCGCAACCGATATCGGCGCGTTGAAGTGCGCGACCCAGGCCGGCACCTCATGCGGCGGCTGCGTGCCGCTCGTCACGCAGGTGATGAAAGCCGAGATGAAGAAGCAGGGTCTCGCGGTCAACAATCATCTGTGCGAGCACTTCCCGTATTCGCGCCAGGAGCTGTATCACATCGTGCGCGTGGAAGGCCTGCGCAGTTTCGGCGAATTGCTGGCGAAGCACGGACATGGTCTCGGCTGCGATATCTGCAAGCCGGCCGTGGCGAGCATTCTCGCCTCGTGCTGGAACGAATTCGTGCTGAAGAAGGAGCATGCGTCGTTGCAGGACACCAACGATTACTACCTCGCCAACATCCAGCGCGACGGCACGTATTCGGTCGTGCCGCGCATGGCCGGTGGCGAAGTGACGCCCGACGGTTTGATCGCGGTCGCCCAGATCGCGAAGAAATACGGCCTTTACACGAAGATCACCGGTGGTCAGCGGGTCGATCTGTTCGGCGCGCGCGTGGAGCAGTTGCCGTTGATCTGGGAAGAACTGATCGCAGCCGGTTTCGAATCGGGCCATGCATACGGCAAGTCGTTGCGTACGGTGAAGTCGTGTGTGGGTTCGACGTGGTGCCGCTACGGCGTCGGCGATTCGGTGGGCCTCGCGGTCGAACTCGAGAATCGCTACAAGGGCCTGCGTACACCGCACAAGATCAAATTCGGCGTGTCCGGCTGCACGCGCGAATGCGCGGAAGCGCAGGGCAAGGACGTCGGCATCATCGCCACCGAGAAGGGCTGGAATCTCTACGTCTGCGGCAACGGCGGCATGAAACCACGCCATGCCGAATTGCTCGCCTCGGACCTCGACAAGGAAACACTGGTGCGCTACATCGACCGTTTCCTGATGTTCTACGTGCGCACGGCCGACCGTCTGCAACGCACTAGCGTATGGCGCGACAACCTCGAAGGCGGACTCGACTATCTGAAGGGCGTGATTGTCGACGATCGCCTGGGCGTGGCGGCGGAGCTCGAAGTGGACATGCAGCACGTGGTCGACACCTACGAATGCGAATGGAAGAAGGCCGTCAGCGATCCTGAAACGCGTAAGCGCTTTCGTCATTTCGTCAACAGCGGCGAGCCGGACAGTAACGTCGCTTTCGTCGAGGAACGCGGCCAGATCCGGCCCGCGACGCTCGACGAGCGGCGCTCGAAGCTCGCTGCGATTCCTGTGGTTGCCGAAACCGTTTGA
- the glcE gene encoding glycolate oxidase subunit GlcE: protein MLIEPVSMDDSERLVAEISQARADGTPLKIRGGNSKAFLGRPVQGKPIDTRSHRGVLSYDPTELVITARAGTPVAELNAVLDAAGQMLPCEPPAFDGTATVGGMVAAGLAGPRRPWSGSVRDFVLGCRVITGEAKHLRFGGEVMKNVAGYDVSRLLAGSFGCLGLITEVSLKVLPKPRALGNLTLDLDANEALRELSAWRRAALPISGAAHVDGRLYVRLEGGTGSVASALDRIGGTELDSRFWDALREHRLAFFDDPRPLWRLSLPNGSPLVRLPGDTLLDWAGAQRWLKSDAPAVTIRQIAHAAGGHASCFTPRVDAEPFTPLPQALLRFHQQLKQHLDPRGLFNPGRLYAGL from the coding sequence ATGCTGATCGAACCGGTATCGATGGACGATAGCGAACGGCTCGTCGCCGAAATCTCGCAAGCACGAGCAGACGGCACACCGCTGAAGATTCGCGGCGGCAACAGCAAGGCTTTTCTCGGCCGCCCGGTGCAAGGCAAGCCGATCGACACGCGCTCTCATCGCGGCGTGCTCAGCTACGACCCGACTGAACTCGTCATCACCGCGCGCGCGGGCACCCCGGTCGCCGAACTGAACGCGGTGCTCGACGCGGCCGGTCAGATGCTGCCCTGTGAGCCCCCGGCTTTCGACGGCACGGCCACGGTCGGCGGGATGGTTGCCGCCGGTCTCGCCGGACCACGCCGGCCGTGGTCCGGTTCGGTGCGCGACTTCGTGCTGGGCTGCCGGGTCATCACCGGCGAGGCGAAGCATCTGCGCTTCGGCGGCGAGGTGATGAAGAACGTCGCGGGCTATGACGTTTCGCGTCTGCTGGCCGGCAGCTTCGGATGCCTGGGTTTGATCACCGAGGTGTCGCTCAAGGTATTGCCCAAACCACGCGCGCTCGGCAACCTCACGCTCGATCTCGATGCAAACGAAGCGCTGCGTGAGTTGTCGGCGTGGCGCCGCGCCGCGTTGCCGATCAGCGGCGCCGCTCACGTCGACGGGCGCCTCTATGTGCGGCTCGAAGGCGGCACGGGATCGGTGGCCTCGGCGCTGGACCGCATTGGCGGCACCGAACTCGATTCGCGCTTCTGGGACGCCTTGCGCGAGCATCGTCTGGCGTTTTTCGACGACCCGCGCCCACTGTGGCGCCTCTCGCTGCCGAATGGGTCGCCCCTCGTCCGCTTGCCCGGCGACACGCTGCTCGACTGGGCCGGCGCGCAACGCTGGCTCAAAAGCGATGCGCCGGCCGTAACCATCCGCCAGATCGCACACGCCGCAGGTGGCCACGCAAGCTGCTTCACACCACGCGTGGACGCCGAACCGTTCACGCCGCTGCCGCAGGCGCTACTGCGATTTCATCAGCAGTTGAAGCAGCACCTCGACCCGCGCGGCCTCTTCAACCCCGGCCGTCTTTATGCCGGCCTGTGA
- the glcC gene encoding transcriptional regulator GlcC, translated as MQTADQDSSRQVADVVAERIERLIVDGVLKTGQALPSERRLTDKLGVSRTALREGLKLLRARGIIETSHGKGSFVASLTAQPALTPLMHLLGSQPRTLYDLFEVRGLLEAESARLAALRGTPADFVLITRRYEEMLAAHGKETSASTHARLDHAFHLAICEASHNPVLVHTLSSLTDLLLSSVFASVNNLYHREPQKRVIDRQHARLYNAVTGKLPEQARKAAADHIASVCANLREIEQEEQRLVRATLRLEGWE; from the coding sequence ATGCAGACAGCAGATCAGGACAGCTCGCGGCAGGTCGCGGACGTGGTTGCCGAGCGGATCGAACGATTGATCGTCGACGGCGTGCTGAAAACAGGGCAGGCGCTACCCTCCGAGCGACGCCTGACCGATAAGCTCGGCGTGTCGCGCACGGCGTTGCGCGAGGGGCTGAAGCTTTTGCGGGCACGCGGCATCATCGAAACCTCGCACGGTAAAGGCTCGTTTGTCGCCAGCCTCACCGCGCAACCCGCGCTCACGCCGCTGATGCATCTGCTCGGCTCGCAGCCGCGCACCTTGTACGATCTGTTCGAGGTGCGCGGCTTGCTCGAGGCGGAATCCGCGCGCCTCGCGGCACTGCGCGGCACGCCTGCGGACTTCGTGCTGATCACGCGCCGCTATGAGGAGATGCTCGCGGCGCATGGCAAGGAGACCAGTGCGTCCACCCACGCGCGGCTCGATCATGCGTTTCACCTCGCGATTTGCGAGGCCTCGCACAACCCGGTGCTCGTGCATACCTTGAGTTCGCTGACGGACCTGTTATTGAGTTCGGTGTTTGCGTCGGTGAACAATCTCTATCACCGCGAGCCACAAAAGCGGGTGATCGATCGTCAGCATGCGCGGCTCTACAACGCCGTGACCGGCAAGCTGCCCGAACAGGCGCGCAAGGCGGCGGCCGATCATATCGCCAGCGTCTGCGCGAACCTACGGGAAATCGAACAGGAAGAGCAGCGGCTCGTGCGTGCAACATTGCGGCTGGAGGGCTGGGAGTGA
- the glcF gene encoding glycolate oxidase subunit GlcF, translated as MQTNLSEAAKTLSRADEAEQILRSCVHCGFCNATCPTYQLLGNELDGPRGRIYLIKQMLEGEPVTQKTQLHLDRCLTCRNCETTCPSGVTYHALLDIGRAELERRIVRPASERLLREGLRRVIPHPAVFGALLKTGQAMRPFLPAALGRKIPKRGARPNAGTEPRPASRHPRKMLMLEGCVQPALSPNTNAAAARVLDRLGISIVNARRAGCCGATDYHLNAQEAGLARARRNIDAWWPAIEAGAEAIVQTASGCGAFVKEYGHLLRHDPRYASKAQRVSELTRDLVEVLANEPLDQLQANQLPAGAATKLPDQAPQKIAFHCPCTLQHAQKLGGAVESVLQRLGFDLAAVPDAHLCCGSAGTYSITQPELAERLRNNKLDALESGKPEMIVTANIGCQTHLNGAGRTPVRHWIELVEASLP; from the coding sequence ATGCAAACCAATCTCAGCGAAGCCGCCAAAACCCTGTCGCGCGCCGACGAAGCCGAACAGATCCTGCGCTCGTGCGTGCATTGCGGCTTCTGCAACGCGACCTGCCCGACCTATCAGTTGCTCGGCAATGAACTCGATGGCCCGCGCGGCCGTATCTATCTGATCAAACAGATGCTGGAAGGCGAGCCGGTCACGCAGAAAACCCAGTTGCACCTCGACCGTTGCCTGACCTGCCGCAACTGCGAAACCACCTGCCCATCGGGTGTCACCTACCATGCGCTGCTGGACATCGGCCGCGCCGAACTGGAGCGGCGGATTGTTCGGCCCGCCTCGGAACGCCTGCTGCGCGAGGGTTTGCGCCGGGTAATCCCGCATCCGGCGGTGTTCGGGGCGCTGCTTAAGACCGGCCAGGCCATGCGGCCGTTTCTTCCAGCCGCGCTTGGACGTAAAATCCCCAAGCGAGGCGCTCGGCCAAATGCTGGGACGGAACCGAGGCCGGCGTCGCGGCATCCGCGCAAAATGCTGATGCTGGAAGGCTGCGTGCAACCCGCGCTGTCACCGAACACCAACGCGGCCGCCGCGCGCGTGCTGGACCGGCTGGGCATCAGTATCGTGAATGCCCGCCGGGCCGGTTGTTGCGGGGCGACCGATTATCATCTGAATGCGCAGGAGGCAGGCCTTGCGCGGGCACGGCGCAATATCGACGCGTGGTGGCCCGCTATCGAGGCCGGTGCCGAAGCGATCGTGCAAACCGCGAGCGGCTGCGGCGCGTTCGTCAAGGAGTATGGGCATCTGCTGCGCCACGACCCTCGCTATGCGTCAAAAGCGCAGCGGGTCAGCGAGCTGACGCGAGACCTCGTGGAGGTATTGGCTAACGAGCCGCTCGATCAGCTACAGGCGAATCAATTGCCGGCCGGAGCGGCAACGAAGTTGCCCGATCAGGCGCCGCAGAAAATCGCGTTTCACTGCCCTTGCACGTTGCAGCATGCGCAGAAGCTGGGCGGTGCGGTCGAGTCGGTCCTGCAACGGCTCGGTTTCGATCTCGCCGCCGTGCCCGATGCCCATCTGTGCTGCGGATCGGCGGGCACGTATTCGATCACCCAGCCAGAGCTTGCAGAACGGTTACGCAACAACAAGCTCGATGCACTGGAAAGCGGCAAGCCGGAGATGATCGTCACGGCCAACATCGGTTGCCAGACCCATCTGAACGGCGCCGGGCGCACTCCGGTGCGCCACTGGATAGAACTTGTAGAAGCATCCCTACCATAA
- a CDS encoding heme-binding protein: protein MLSKPVLTVAETTRILEAARAEAEKNQWAVAIVVVDDGGHQLGMLRLDGSAPASSYIATEKARTSAIGRRETKVYEDMINNGRTAFLSAPLQGTLEGGVPVIVDGQVVGAVGVSGVKSDQDAQIAKAGIQAIAA from the coding sequence ATGCTGAGCAAACCCGTGTTGACTGTTGCCGAAACGACCCGAATCCTCGAAGCCGCCCGCGCGGAGGCCGAGAAGAACCAGTGGGCCGTCGCTATCGTAGTGGTGGACGATGGCGGCCATCAACTCGGCATGCTGCGTCTGGACGGCAGCGCGCCGGCCAGCTCGTACATCGCGACGGAAAAGGCTCGCACCTCGGCGATCGGCCGCCGTGAAACCAAGGTGTATGAAGACATGATCAACAATGGCCGCACGGCATTCCTGAGTGCGCCGTTGCAAGGTACGCTGGAAGGCGGCGTGCCGGTGATCGTCGACGGCCAGGTGGTCGGCGCGGTCGGCGTATCGGGCGTCAAGTCGGATCAGGACGCGCAAATCGCCAAGGCGGGTATTCAAGCGATCGCCGCTTAA
- a CDS encoding GAF domain-containing sensor histidine kinase, with the protein MNKLPFGDEKEARIARDIEAVSRIEAVPSILRLICKNTGMGFAAVARVTEYSWTACAVQDEVNFGLVAGDQLDLHTTLCFESRAARASIVIDNFTEDPVYREHHTAQIYKLGSYISVPIVLPDGSYFGNLCAIDPNPHDLSNARTLSMFEVFADLIAAQLVTQGRQQETEAALFYERENSSLREQFIAVLGHDLRNPLSAVSATAELLTLRKNEPDLVKIGQRLKTTTLRMARLIDDVMDFARGRLGSGVDVSIGDVDDLASALRAVVDEAREANPERMLADDIAIATRVRCDRMRVQQLLSNLLGNALTHGAAEFPVQVRARVENGEFVLSVLNGGDAIAPDVLHKVFEPYWRPPTSKPGGGLGLGLYICKQIVLAHGGKLEVRSSAGEGTVFVARMPIAA; encoded by the coding sequence ATGAATAAATTGCCGTTTGGGGACGAAAAGGAAGCGCGAATCGCGCGGGACATCGAGGCGGTCAGCCGCATCGAAGCGGTGCCGTCGATCCTGCGCTTGATCTGCAAAAACACCGGAATGGGCTTTGCAGCGGTCGCCCGGGTCACGGAATACAGCTGGACCGCCTGTGCGGTGCAGGACGAAGTGAACTTCGGCCTGGTCGCCGGCGACCAGCTCGATCTGCACACCACGCTGTGTTTCGAGTCGCGCGCCGCACGTGCGTCGATCGTGATCGATAATTTCACTGAAGACCCGGTCTACCGGGAGCATCACACAGCGCAGATCTACAAGTTGGGAAGTTATATCTCCGTACCGATCGTTTTGCCCGATGGCAGCTACTTCGGTAATCTCTGCGCGATCGATCCGAATCCGCACGATCTGTCGAATGCGCGCACGCTAAGCATGTTCGAAGTATTCGCCGATCTGATCGCGGCCCAGCTCGTCACGCAAGGGCGCCAGCAGGAGACGGAGGCGGCGTTATTCTACGAACGGGAGAATTCGAGCTTGCGCGAGCAGTTTATCGCGGTGCTCGGCCACGACTTGCGCAATCCGCTCTCCGCGGTCAGTGCCACCGCAGAGCTGCTGACGCTGCGCAAGAACGAGCCCGATCTCGTGAAAATCGGCCAGCGCCTGAAGACCACAACCTTGCGCATGGCGCGCCTGATCGACGATGTGATGGATTTCGCGCGCGGGCGTCTCGGTTCCGGTGTCGACGTATCGATCGGGGACGTCGACGATCTGGCGAGCGCGTTGCGCGCGGTGGTTGACGAAGCGCGCGAGGCCAATCCGGAACGGATGCTGGCCGACGACATCGCGATCGCCACGCGGGTTCGGTGTGACCGCATGCGCGTGCAGCAACTGCTTTCGAATCTGCTCGGCAACGCGCTAACGCACGGCGCGGCGGAGTTTCCGGTGCAGGTGAGGGCCCGGGTGGAGAACGGCGAGTTCGTGCTGAGCGTGTTGAACGGCGGCGACGCAATCGCGCCGGATGTCCTGCACAAGGTCTTCGAGCCTTACTGGCGGCCGCCCACCAGCAAGCCGGGCGGCGGTCTGGGGCTCGGCCTGTATATCTGCAAGCAGATCGTGCTGGCCCATGGCGGCAAGCTCGAAGTCAGATCGTCCGCCGGGGAAGGCACGGTGTTTGTGGCGAGGATGCCGATCGCAGCGTGA
- the glcD gene encoding glycolate oxidase subunit GlcD, producing the protein MSYHYDERIDGALATHDKSAVVAQLQAQIPDLQLLYEQEDLRPFECDGLAAYRATPMLVALPDRVEQVAALLKFASVQKIPVVARGAGTGLSGGALPLDKGILLVMARFNRILEVDPEAGIARVQPGVRNLAISQAAAPYGLYYAPDPSSQIACSIGGNVAENAGGVHCLKYGLTVNNILKLEILTIDGERITLGSEALDAPGFDFLALFTGSEGMLGIVTEVTVKLLTKPQSAKVLLASFDDIEKAGAAVAQIIGAGVIPGGLEMMDNLAIRAAEDFIHAGYPVDAEAILLCEVDGVESDVQEDVERVEALLRAAGATDIRLAKDEAERQRFWAGRKNAFPAVGRISPDYYCMDGTIPRRELPRVLKSIEELSNEYGLRVANVFHAGDGNMHPLILFDANAPGETERAEALGAKILELCVAVGGSITGEHGVGREKINQMCAQFNSDELSFFHALKAAFDPDGLLNPGKNVPTLHRCAEFGSMHVHHGALPFPELERF; encoded by the coding sequence ATGAGCTACCACTACGACGAGCGCATCGACGGCGCACTCGCGACGCACGACAAATCCGCAGTTGTCGCGCAGTTGCAGGCGCAGATCCCCGACTTGCAGCTTCTCTACGAGCAGGAAGATTTGCGTCCGTTCGAATGCGACGGCCTCGCCGCCTATCGAGCGACGCCCATGCTGGTCGCGCTGCCCGACAGGGTCGAACAGGTCGCGGCGCTGCTGAAATTCGCCAGCGTGCAGAAGATTCCCGTGGTCGCGCGCGGTGCCGGGACCGGTTTGTCGGGCGGCGCGTTGCCGTTGGACAAAGGCATTCTGCTGGTGATGGCGCGCTTTAACCGGATTCTCGAAGTCGATCCCGAGGCCGGCATCGCCCGCGTGCAACCCGGCGTGCGCAACCTTGCGATCTCGCAAGCGGCCGCGCCCTATGGCCTGTATTACGCGCCAGACCCTTCGTCGCAAATCGCCTGCTCGATCGGCGGCAACGTCGCGGAAAACGCGGGCGGCGTGCATTGCCTGAAGTACGGGCTGACCGTCAACAACATCCTGAAGCTCGAGATTCTCACGATCGACGGCGAGCGCATCACGCTCGGCTCGGAGGCGCTGGATGCCCCCGGTTTCGATTTCCTCGCGCTTTTCACCGGCTCGGAGGGCATGCTCGGCATCGTCACCGAAGTCACCGTGAAGCTGCTCACCAAACCGCAAAGCGCGAAGGTGCTGCTCGCCAGTTTCGACGACATCGAGAAAGCGGGCGCCGCCGTTGCACAAATCATCGGCGCGGGCGTGATCCCCGGCGGCCTCGAAATGATGGACAACCTCGCGATCCGCGCCGCGGAAGATTTCATCCACGCCGGCTACCCGGTCGATGCTGAAGCGATCCTGCTGTGCGAAGTCGACGGCGTGGAAAGCGACGTGCAGGAAGACGTGGAACGGGTCGAAGCGCTGCTGCGCGCGGCGGGCGCCACCGATATCCGGCTCGCCAAAGACGAAGCCGAACGCCAGCGTTTCTGGGCCGGCCGCAAGAATGCGTTCCCGGCCGTGGGCCGCATCTCGCCGGACTACTACTGCATGGACGGCACGATCCCGCGCCGCGAATTGCCGCGCGTGCTCAAAAGCATCGAGGAGCTGTCGAACGAATATGGCTTGCGCGTGGCCAACGTCTTCCATGCCGGCGACGGCAACATGCACCCGCTGATCCTGTTCGACGCGAACGCGCCCGGCGAGACCGAACGCGCCGAAGCCCTCGGCGCGAAGATCCTCGAACTGTGCGTGGCGGTGGGCGGCAGCATCACCGGTGAACACGGCGTGGGCCGCGAAAAGATCAATCAGATGTGCGCGCAGTTCAATAGTGACGAACTGAGTTTTTTCCATGCGCTGAAAGCCGCTTTCGATCCGGACGGCCTCCTGAACCCCGGCAAGAACGTGCCGACCTTGCACCGCTGCGCCGAGTTCGGCTCGATGCATGTCCACCACGGCGCACTGCCCTTTCCTGAACTGGAGCGTTTCTGA